One window of Solwaraspora sp. WMMA2056 genomic DNA carries:
- a CDS encoding DUF402 domain-containing protein, producing MDDTSIDGLAPVTVVRDGEIRAAGRRLDDVIVYDWGFRLNGRHHEQRSYVLLDDGFQINQPVIFPPAQQGWWYCDLVRVSGTDTEIVVDDLWIDVIVGPPDHPYRVLDLDEYAAAARDGALTPAEAADGLVRTQRFLDRRLNRRHETLRTWPDFPPETVTRLAALRFDRSWTRLTSPRHAPRRSPAP from the coding sequence ATGGACGACACCAGCATCGACGGACTCGCGCCGGTCACGGTGGTACGCGACGGCGAGATACGCGCAGCGGGACGGCGGCTCGACGACGTCATCGTCTACGACTGGGGCTTCCGGCTCAACGGACGGCACCACGAGCAGCGCAGCTACGTACTGCTCGATGACGGGTTCCAGATCAACCAGCCGGTGATCTTTCCACCGGCGCAGCAAGGGTGGTGGTACTGCGACCTGGTCCGGGTGTCAGGCACCGACACCGAGATCGTCGTCGACGACCTATGGATCGATGTCATCGTCGGACCACCCGACCATCCTTACCGGGTGCTCGACCTCGACGAGTACGCCGCAGCGGCCAGAGATGGCGCGTTGACGCCGGCCGAGGCGGCCGACGGGCTCGTCCGCACCCAACGCTTCCTCGACCGCCGGCTGAACCGACGCCACGAAACCCTGCGCACCTGGCCCGACTTCCCGCCGGAGACCGTCACCAGGCTCGCCGCCCTGCGTTTCGACCGCAGCTGGACCCGGCTCACCTCGCCACGTCATGCTCCTCGACGAAGTCCCGCGCCCTGA